Proteins encoded together in one Falco biarmicus isolate bFalBia1 chromosome 4, bFalBia1.pri, whole genome shotgun sequence window:
- the EN2 gene encoding homeobox protein engrailed-2, with protein sequence MEEGGRSPREEAAEPQESGGDAEPGGGGGRRGLLLPPGDPPHPHPHPHRITNFFIDNILRPEFGRRKEAGGPGGEPRRPGAESRRSPAAAPTPGAPLPGGGAGSPGRGEGGPAGLALHGAAKKGGDPAALEAALKARGLSGGDLSVSSDSDSSQASSNAGNQPMLWPAWVYCTRYSDRPSSGPRSRKPKKKNPNKEDKRPRTAFTAEQLQRLKAEFQTNRYLTEQRRQSLAQELGLNESQIKIWFQNKRAKIKKATGSKNSLAVHLMAQGLYNHSTTAKDGKSDSE encoded by the exons ATGGAGGAGGGCGGCCGGAGCCCCCGGGAGGAGGCGGCCGAGCCGCAGGAGTCCGGCGGCGACGCAgagcccggcggcggcggcgggcggcgggggctgctgcttcctcccGGTGACCCGCCGCACCCCCACCCGCACCCGCACCGCATCACCAACTTCTTCATCGACAACATCCTGCGGCCCGAGTTCGGGCGGAGGAAGGaggcgggcggccccggcggcgaGCCCCGGCGGCCCGGAGCAGAGAGCCGCCGCAGCCCAGCCGCGGCGCCGACCCCCGGGGCTCCGCTacccggcggcggggcgggctcgccgggccggggggagggcggccccgccgggctgGCCCTGCACGGCGCCGCCAAGAAGGGGGGGGACCCCGCGGCGCTGGAGGCGGCCCTGAAAGCGCGGGGGCTGAGCGGCGGCGACCTGTCGGTGAGCTCGGACTCGGATAGCTCCCAGGCCAGCTCCAACGCCGGGAACCAGCCCATGCTCTGGCCCGCCTGGGTTTACTGCACCCGGTACTCGGACCGGCCCTCCTCAG GTCCCCGCTCCCGCAAACCAAAGAAGAAGAACCCCAACAAGGAGGACAAGCGGCCGCGCACCGCCTTCACCGCCGAGCAGCTGCAGAGACTCAAGGCCGAGTTCCAGACGAACCGGTACCTGACGGAGCAGCGGCGGCAGAGCCTGGCCCAAGAGCTCGGGCTTAACGAGTCCCAGATTAAAATTTGGTTCCAGAATAAACGAGCCAAGATCAAGAAGGCGACGGGCAGCAAGAACTCCCTGGCAGTGCACCTCATGGCCCAGGGGCTCTACAACCACTCCACCACGGCGAAAGACGGCAAGTCGGACAGTGAATAG